DNA sequence from the Oncorhynchus keta strain PuntledgeMale-10-30-2019 chromosome 1, Oket_V2, whole genome shotgun sequence genome:
ATTAAATATCTTTATTACATTTGTAGATACAATATTCACACAACAATAATGAAGAACATCCTAAAACCAACAAGAGCAACATTAAAAATTATTGAATACAAATAAAGAGGAAAGTCAAATTGCTAACTGTGATGGGAAGTTGGCTCTCCTCCCATCAACACAACGAGTTAAAACCAGATCTAAATATCCTTTTGTAACAAGGGCAATTTTCAGTAAACAAATGTAAAACCAATATAATAGAAATCATGATTTGTGTTCTTGAATTACGACAGACCTCCATAAAATGTTCAAATCACTGCAGTTTCCCCATCAAGAGCTTCCCAAAATGTGCCAACAATGACATTGAAAAGCATTTGTAAAAGAACAGTAAAACAGAAGATTTCCTAAAACCTCTCAGAAGACTGCATCAAACCAAACTGAGCCTCTAAAAAGACCCACCGTGGACAGACAAGGTGTCAGTGGGATTCCCAGTCCTGAGAGGTACAGTAGTATTGGCTGTGGTTGAGGCGTGGGACTGTGTGGTCCAACGGTGGTCCTGATGAGTTGTAGTTAGCAAACTGACCAAGTTCACTGGTAGTGATGGAGCAGGTTCCCTTCTAGGTCCCAAAAagacccttctcctcccccctgtACCTTAGGACCTCCGGTGGTCCTCAGTCTCTGACAGCTTTGAGTGCGTAGAGCACGTCATCCTGGCTGACGTTGAGTCTGACCCGCTGTAGCATGTCTAGACGGCTGGCCTCCAGCAGCAGCAGACGACACGCACCCAGACGCTGACACACGGCCAGACCATCGGACACACTGATGGGCTGCAGGCCCTCCACACGACTCAGAGCCCGGTGCTGCACAAACACCTGGGAGGAGGGGACAGTGGACTTTAGATAAGGGAACTCAACAACACAGGTAAAAGAGGGATAGATGTGTTGAGCGAGAGTTGTAGTAAGTCAATGTTGTCCTCATTAGGGACTATACCTGTTGGAAGGTGGCCTCCTCCAGTCCCAGTCGCCTGAACTCAGCAATGACCGCCCTCAGGAAGAGCTGTTCCTGTAACGATGCACACCTAACACAGAGATTTCACATAGATTGACAGCTCGCTGGGCCAATGGGGACAGACTGATAGGTCTGTGGAGCAATGGGGTGTCTCTTACCTAATGGCCGTGATGTAGGAGGAGGAGAACATCTCATCCAGCGCCTCCATCACATGACTCATTCTCACCAATCCCGCGGAGGACGGGTGCGAGGCGGAGTGTTCGCAAATCTCAGTGGCGCGGCGACAGATGTCCAGACAGCGCCGGGCGTCTCCTGACAACGCTGCCACCTAGAGGACAAAATGGGGACAGTGCTCAGACACCACTGTCAAAAAGGTCGTCACAGAATACTTCACAGTATCATTCCAATAGTTGACATTAACCGGCAGGAAAACAGCAGGACTGTGGAAGAGCCCTGGGCTGAATAATACAGGGACAATATGGGATACCTTTCTGGAGACCAGCTGCAAAGCGTCCTCTTCGAAGGCCTTGACCTTGTTCAGTCTGGACGTGATGATCTGCTGCAGCTGCTTGAAGCTGTACGGCTGGAACGACATCCTGGTCAGACCCTGGACATAGAGAGAGACGCACAGGAAGTTACAGTTAAAACACTGGTTTGATCTGCACTTCCAAGAGGCAAACACGCTGAAAGAATTTCACAGCAGCCTGGCCCAACAATCTAACAGCGCCCTTGGGTGGAGTGGACTTAAATAGAACACTAatgcagtggttctcaaaccgCTCGTCTGGGAACCCCAGCAGGCCGTTCCATAcacgggttggttgtttagcaacacgAACGCAACTACGGGGCAAAACAGActgggttggcttagattgttgacaacatgtaaactaaaTTTGTCTCAATCTTTAttgaaaaacacatttacataacAAGACATGGTATGAAGAACAAGTTGAAACTCACCACCTATGATTCCCACATGACAGCTTCTTGTCATTGCTGCTAGCTATCCGACTGTTCAGAATCATAACATCGATGTACGTACATCATTTTCCTAAtgttgtcagctaacccgtctatGCTTTTGATCCATTCCAGAGCTAACAAACCAGATTCAACCggtcatcaagcccttgactaggaGAATCAGGTGAGCTAGTTCAAGGCAACAACTAAATTGTGAAACGTCTGGGTCCAAGGAGATGTTTGACAGCCAGTGCACTGAAGTATCTCCACGGTCCTTACCAGTCTGCTGGCCACCCTGTTGATCATGATCCGCTCAGGAAGGTCCATGGTGTTGGCGATGGTCAGCACCACCAGGCGGGCGTGGCGCCTTGTCGGCCAATCAAACAGGTTGTACATGACATTCTGCTTCCTGGTCCACAGAAGGTCCAGCTGGGGGGGGTGAAACACAGGGTCAGTCATAGAAACAGAATGACTAGACCGGGCATCTCCATTCAAGTCAATAAATATGTAGAATAGAGCGATTGAGTATATTACATACACAATTCTGTCTTCACATCCATTACCAGCATTTCCCAGTTGGCATCAATGGTTATGTATTCTCCTATCCTTGGAATCAAGAGAGTGGATAAACAGGCCGTACCTCGTCCACCAGTAGCACGGTGGTCTCCTTCTTGGGGGCAGGGTTACTGAACCTCTTCTCCAATAGGGCTGCGGCGTGGTCAGCGGTCACCTTCTGGTCCGTCAGTTTCTGGAGGAGAACACAGTCAGGAGTTACACGGATACTGGGAGAGTGTacgcgtgtgtgcgcgcgtgtttgtgtatatacacacacacctgtagaaTCTGGACGTAGGCTTGGTGAGGGTCGGTCATTTTCATGCCGTTGATCTCGATGAATCGGAACGTGGGGATTTCATCCATATCAGAGGCGTGCTGTAGACACCGGATAACCTCGTGGATGGTGGCGGTTTTCCCAGTTCCCGGAACACCAGAGATGTACATACACCTAGACAGACAGCTGCAGTAAGCCTTTTTCCATAATGCTATACCAGCAAGGTAAGGAGTGTCCACACTACTTGCATCAACATAAGAACATCATAACCATCATTCCTGCGAGCTGCCGTGACAGTGTTGATATTGTGGTTTATGTAAACTCTACTGTTACTGACTATCATATAGAACAGCTAATCCAGGGTCATGTTCAGAAGGGATGAAACTAGAGAAAAACTGAGGAAGCACTACTGAACTTGTCCAATGAGAAGCCAACACTCATTGTAGTGTCATTTCACAGTACTTTCTCCCCTTGGTTCCAACTGAACATAACCCAGAGTTTCCCTGCCATTATCTGACAACATTTCATGACTAAGACCAATTATTTTCTTTCAAAATAGCTTCAgaagtttttttggggggtaaaaTATGGCAGTTCTCAAGTTCCTGAAAATTCTGGTTTTAGTGAGACAGGGTTCACACAGAAACAACATTTCCTGAAACGTAGTGAGGTGTCTATCAATCTTACCCTCCGGTCCCATCCATAACCTTGCTCTCCACAAAATTATAGATATCCTGGAactcctgctccctacagggaagAGACTCTGGTACTGACGACACGTGCAGCCTGAAGACAGGAACATATGTCAATAAAACAACAAAGATCAcatctaaataaataaaataactcctgctccctacagggaagAGACAGCTGCAGTCCATCATGATGAGTTCAgttttttttgtggcccccacccccatcaaagttgcccatccctgacttCAACATAGAAGTAAATCATTGGCTGAAATCTACCGTCTGGATACGATGCCAGTTTGTTCTCACCTAGCCCTGGCCTCCTCCAGGATGTTCCCAGGCTGCCTGGCTGGAACAGTCCGGCTGGGAATATTGGGTGTGGCATGACGGGGGGTACTTGGAGTGACCTGGATGAGAAAACATGGAAAACACACAGAATTCCTCAATTCCTTCCTCAGCTCAGGACAGCATGGGGGAGAGAATATTAGACAGGCACCACAGGAGCCTACCACAGCCATACATACCTTCTTGCTGGGCGTTTTGTGTGGGGTCCTGACGGAGGTCTTGCAATTTCTTCCTCTGGTCTTCTTCACCATGGTCTCTTCCTCACTATCGGTCTTCTCTTCATCGCTGCTGCTCTGTAGGTCCTTATTGGAGGGAACGAAACAGTCATCATCGCCATCTGAGATCAGCTCTTGGGTATTGTCCAACAGATTCCTATAAAAACAAATTACACAGGCACCACAGGAGCCTACCACAGCCATACATACCTTCTTGCTGGGCGTTTTGTGTGGGGTCCTGACGGAGGTCTTGCAATTTCTTCCTCTGGTCTTCTTTATTATGGTCTCTTCCTCACTATCGGTCTTCTCTTCATCGCTGCTGCTCTGTAGGTCCTTATTGGAGGGAACGAAACAGTCATCATCGCCATCTGAGATCAGCTCTTGGGTATTGTCCAACAGATTCCTATAAAAACAAATTACACAGGCACCACAGGAGCCTACCACAGCCATACATACCTTCTTGCTGGGCGTTTTGCGGGGTCCTGACGGAGGTCTTGCAATTTCTTCCTCTGGTCTTCTTTATTATGGTTTCTTCCTCACTATCGGTCTTCTCTTCATCGCTGCTGCTCTGTAGGTCCTTATTGGAGGGAACGAAACAGTCATCATCGCCATCGGAGATCAGCTCTTGGGTATTGTCCAACAGATTCCTATAAAAACAAATTACACAGGCACCACAGGAGCCTACCACAGCCATACACACCTTCTTGCTGGGCGTTTTGCGTGGGGTCCTGACGGAGGTCTTGCAATTTCTTCCTCTGGTCTTCTTTATTATGGTCTCTTCCTCACTATCGGTCTTCTCTTCATCGCTGCTGCTCTGTAGGTCCTTATTGGAGGGAACGAAACAGTCATCATCGCCATCTGAGATCAGCTCTTGGGTATTGTCCAACAGATTCCTATAAAAACAAATTACACAGGCACCACAGGAGCCTACCACAGCCATACATACCTTCTTGCTGGGCGTTTTGTGTGGGGTCCTGACGGAGGTCTTGCAATTTCTTCCTCTGGTCTTCTTCACCATGGTCTCTTCCTCACTATCGGTCTTCTCTTCATCGCTGCTGCTCTGTAGGTCCTTATTGGAGGGAACGAAACAGTCATCATCGCCATCGGAGATCAGCTCTTGGGTATTGTCCAACAGATTCCTATAAAAACAAATTACACAGGCACCACAGGAGCCTACCACAGCCATACACACCTTCTTGCTGGGCGTTTTGTGTGGGGTCCTGACGGAGGTCTTGCAATTTCTTCCTCTGGTCTTCTTTATTATGGTCTCTTCCTCACTATCGGTCTTCTCTTCATCGCTGCTGCTCTGTAGGTCCTTATTGGAGGGAACGAAACAGTCATCATCGCCATCTGAGATCAGCTCTTGGGTATTGTCCAACAGATTCCTATAAAAACAAATTACACAGGCACCACAGGAGCCTACCACAGCCATACACACCTTCTTGCTGGGCGTTTTGTGTGGGGTCCTGAAGGAGGTCTTGCAATTTCTTCCTCTGGTCTTCTTCACCATGCTCTCTTCCTCACTATCGGTCTTCTCTTCATCGCTGCTGCTCTGTAGGTCCTTATTGGAGGGAACGAAACAGTCATCATCGCCATCGGAGATCAGCTCTTGGGTATTGTCCAACAGATTCCTATAAAAACAAATGACACATTTTAGTAAATAATACTTCAAACCGGCATTGCAAAAATACTTTGTAAAAGAGGAagatttatacattttttttattttattattgagATACAAATTGATAACATCGACTGGAGGTATCATTAaaccattaaacccctacaactcatccagaacgccgcagcccgtctggtgttcaaccttcccaagttctctcacgtcaccccgctcctccgctctctccactggcttccaattgaagctcgcatccgctacaagaccatggtgcttgactatggagctgtgaggggaacggcacctcagtacctccaggctctgatcaggccctacacccaaacaagagcactgcgttcatccacctctggcctgctcgcctccctaccactgaggaagtacagttcccgctcagcccagtcaaaactgttcgctgctctggccccccaatggtggaacaaactccctcacgacgccaggacagcggagtcaatcaccaccttccggagacacctgaaaccccacctctttaaggaatacctaggataggataagtaatccttctcaccccccgcccccttttaagatttagatgcactattgtaaagtgactgttccactggatgtcataaggtgaatgcaccaatttgtaagtcgctctggataagagcgtctgctaaatgacttaaatgtaaatgattaacctgttactcctaccccctactttttcgaacattctgttaaaaatcgcgcaacatttcagcaccctgctactcatgccaggaatatagtatatgcatatgattagtatgtgtggatagaaaacactcagacgtttataaaactggttaaatgactataacagaacgtgcgtttcatcgaaaagtgcaggaaaatctgatcactgaaaatgggaaaatatatccatgcgccacttcaaccgattgataaaggtgaaccacattaaatggggccgaggttgcaattacctacagcttccacacgatgtcaacagtcttgtcatttgcctaggctttgtttcttggtcaaacgaagaagagacagcccatttcttcaggtcccCGACAGGATATTTTGgatgagatttacccggacattatttccagacgtacagctatagaatatacatcgcctcgtgatcaatttgatcgcttattaacgtttactaatacctaaagttgcattacaaaagtatttcgaagtgttttgtgaaagtttatcgtcaactttaataataaaaaaaatgttacgttataaaacgctatttttttttgttgatcacacagtcttcatagatcgatatctaggctatatatggacccatttaatcgaaaaaaagacccaatagtgtttatgggacatctaggagtgccaacaaagaagatggtcaaaggtaatgaatgttttatattttatatgtgcgttttgtgtagctccgactatgctaattattttgtttacgtcccctgcgggtcttttggggtgttacatgctatcagataaaagcttctcatgctttcgccgaaaagcattttaaaaatctgacttgttgcctgcattcacaatgagtgtagctttaattcaatactctgcatgtgtattttaatgaacgtttgagttttaacgagtgctattagcatttagcgtagagcatttgcatttccagatgtctagatgggacgcctgcatgtcaggtaggagcaagaggttaaacaacCTGTCAATCTTGTTACATTTTTTTCAACTAATTTAAAATCACTCGGAAGTGAAAGCTTTAAATTACTCCCTATATGGTCACAGTTCCTTTCAGCCAGTAGGGGCATACCAGAGATAGAATTAGAGGACTTTTCTGTGCGTCTGTGTTTGAGCGCATGGGCAGAGCCAGAGACAAAGAGGTGAAGCATGAGTGTTTACTCCACCCAAAATATGTCCATGAAAATAAGACCACAAAGTGGGgaatttttgtatggaggtcagaGCATGTCTAATTTAGTCAACAAAAAAAGGAATTGCTAATTTGCtacgtgaggcttatttgatctaaTAGAAGTTTCATACTGGTTAGGTTCCGAATGCACTGATATGTAGGATTTCAAATTCAAAAATAACTACATTATACCGGATTTGTCTGTTgttcattggctagaatggtcccacctggtCTCGCCTCATCCCTCCAGCCTTCCATCAAAGACAGTACAGCgcttccatctttgaggacatgcatttccattgttagagtggTCACTcgactatcttgtcaatataacaGATCATCTTGAGCAGCACCATTGAggacatctccattttgaagtagtccattttcttctAGTACTTCTATGAGTTGGTGTGCATAATGCCACttggagtgtgttgtttgaacaggtataaagccaaggttggtgatttaccgcaacctgcagttatggaatgcTTGCTCTCAAGTacaattcattggctgatccctcccgAGGACCTGGACGGAATCCCGAGGACCTGGACGGAATCCCGAGGACCTGGACGGAATCCCGAGGACCTGGACGGAATCCCGAGGACCTGGACGGAATCCCGAGGACCTGGATGTCCCTTCCTTAACCCATAGTTGACAACTTTAAAACGGTGGAAGCCCTCAATAAATATGTCCAAAAACAGGTTATCCATCTGGAgacctccatcattctctatGGGGCATACATATAAGCCACATGACAGCAAGCACTTACAACTGCTTCCTGATGCGTAACGACACCAGCTGGGCTGACTTCCTCTTGGAGCGAGGAGTCAAGGCAATCGACTGCATGGGAGAATCCTCAGAGTCCTCCTCCGCCCTGAGACACACAGACAATAATAAGAAATATAAATAACTGAATAGGATCATAAGAACAGAGTAATCAATAATGTGACTGATCAATCAGACTGTTAGATACTCACAGCACCCCCAGAGCAGGCTCTCTAATGGCCATGGCAGACTCTTTCCTCCTGGAGGGGGTGGTAGCTCTTTGGGAAGACAGAAAAGCGTACGAGTCAAGACACTCAATTTGCAATGTACTATTACTGCGAATGTGACTTGTCTATTGGTTAAGGTGACTTAGCTGCCCGTAGTAAACACACTGCTTATCAACATCGGCTAAGTGACGTCTCTCATTAGCTGTGGATTTTTAACCCATCTCAAATGAAGCCAGTGGAACTATGTACCATCTGCTGCGAAGCCATGTCTGAAGAAAGACAGGCAAGCTCCCACCAAGTGCTCCAATCTGACCGCTATACCCCGCCTACACCACCACACCCGTGCTCCTGTCACCGGACCTGGGGTGGCGCACTCACTTCTGTCCCTTAACATAGTTCctcctgggggtggcctgtctcTTCTTGGGGGTGTTGGCAGAGCCAGCGTCTGTAGGTAACCCTGCCTCAAATACCTCATCCTCTAGGGCCAGGGGAATCACTGCCAGCAACAGGTCACTGTAGAGGAAGGGAACACACTGGCTTACTGATACTAGTCACAGTATattagagcaccctgggatgatGGTGGTAAAGCTTCCACAACCAGGACATTGAGCTTAGAGGACCCTGGGATGATGTTACAGCTTCCACAACCAGGACATTGAGCTTAGAGGACCCTGGGATGATGTTACAGCTTCCACAACCAGGACATTGAGCTTAGAGGACCCTGGGATGATGTTACAGCTTCCACAACCAGGACATTGAGCTTAGAGGACCCTGGGATGATGTTACAGCTTCCACAACCAGGACATTGAGCTTAGAGGACCCTGGGATGATGTTAAAGCTTCCACAACCGG
Encoded proteins:
- the orc1 gene encoding origin recognition complex subunit 1 isoform X4, producing the protein MVRYFTRLRVRRIYKWGGRPYVFDRKLKSYGFEYLNMSVEGQEAVTTVTPGQYILIEGNDDEYPFVAKLLKFFGDESHKQKKALVQWFLRLSEVPQNKKLLLGRSPHPQEIFYYLGRACDDVIDAESILGTVHVQHVPEDTPFPEPGTKDTLYVKLSWDTKAFNVLDPVLMQDIPASTPPKPLPLFPPCASLVATPVSRGLVRRALPTPDPTVMRRAGSVSDTRATMSAGKRSTLEAESIHSASKLSASKILSAKRRGSAADTPGVRKKLQLSIGASPGKRMTRADVLCELLDEEMESEKVISLKLSSSVSHSLQHGCSLSPMRSGCKTPNGQRRFPWKLSSISLDRLSPTALGEQDLSSDLLLAVIPLALEDEVFEAGLPTDAGSANTPKKRQATPRRNYVKGQKATTPSRRKESAMAIREPALGVLAEEDSEDSPMQSIALTPRSKRKSAQLVSLRIRKQLNLLDNTQELISDGDDDCFVPSNKDLQSSSDEEKTDSEEESMVKKTRGRNCKTSFRTPHKTPSKKDLQSSSDEEKTDSEEETMVKKTRGRNCKTSVRTPHKTPSKKDLQSSSDEEKTDSEEETIIKKTRGRNCKTSVRTPRKTPSKKDLQSSSDEEKTDSEEETIIKKTRGRNCKTSVRTPHKTPSKKDLQSSSDEEKTDSEEETMVKKTRGRNCKTSVRTPHKTPSKKVTPSTPRHATPNIPSRTVPARQPGNILEEARARLHVSSVPESLPCREQEFQDIYNFVESKVMDGTGGCMYISGVPGTGKTATIHEVIRCLQHASDMDEIPTFRFIEINGMKMTDPHQAYVQILQKLTDQKVTADHAAALLEKRFSNPAPKKETTVLLVDELDLLWTRKQNVMYNLFDWPTRRHARLVVLTIANTMDLPERIMINRVASRLGLTRMSFQPYSFKQLQQIITSRLNKVKAFEEDALQLVSRKVAALSGDARRCLDICRRATEICEHSASHPSSAGLVRMSHVMEALDEMFSSSYITAIRCASLQEQLFLRAVIAEFRRLGLEEATFQQVFVQHRALSRVEGLQPISVSDGLAVCQRLGACRLLLLEASRLDMLQRVRLNVSQDDVLYALKAVRD
- the orc1 gene encoding origin recognition complex subunit 1 isoform X9, producing MVRYFTRLRVRRIYKWGGRPYVFDRKLKSYGFEYLNMSVEGQEAVTTVTPGQYILIEGNDDEYPFVAKLLKFFGDESHKQKKALVQWFLRLSEVPQNKKLLLGRSPHPQEIFYYLGRACDDVIDAESILGTVHVQHVPEDTPFPEPGTKDTLYVKLSWDTKAFNVLDPVLMQDIPASTPPKPLPLFPPCASLVATPVSRGLVRRALPTPDPTVMRRAGSVSDTRATMSAGKRSTLEAESIHSASKLSASKILSAKRRGSAADTPGVRKKLQLSIGASPGKRMTRADVLCELLDEEMESEKVISLKLSSSVSHSLQHGCSLSPMRSGCKTPNGQRRFPWKLSSISLDRLSPTALGEQDLSSDLLLAVIPLALEDEVFEAGLPTDAGSANTPKKRQATPRRNYVKGQKATTPSRRKESAMAIREPALGVLAEEDSEDSPMQSIALTPRSKRKSAQLVSLRIRKQLNLLDNTQELISDGDDDCFVPSNKDLQSSSDEEKTDSEEESMVKKTRGRNCKTSFRTPHKTPSKKDLQSSSDEEKTDSEEETIIKKTRGRNCKTSVRTPHKTPSKKDLQSSSDEEKTDSEEETIIKKTRGRNCKTSVRTPRKTPSKKDLQSSSDEEKTDSEEETIIKKTRGRNCKTSVRTPHKTPSKKDLQSSSDEEKTDSEEETMVKKTRGRNCKTSVRTPHKTPSKKVTPSTPRHATPNIPSRTVPARQPGNILEEARARLHVSSVPESLPCREQEFQDIYNFVESKVMDGTGGCMYISGVPGTGKTATIHEVIRCLQHASDMDEIPTFRFIEINGMKMTDPHQAYVQILQKLTDQKVTADHAAALLEKRFSNPAPKKETTVLLVDELDLLWTRKQNVMYNLFDWPTRRHARLVVLTIANTMDLPERIMINRVASRLGLTRMSFQPYSFKQLQQIITSRLNKVKAFEEDALQLVSRKVAALSGDARRCLDICRRATEICEHSASHPSSAGLVRMSHVMEALDEMFSSSYITAIRCASLQEQLFLRAVIAEFRRLGLEEATFQQVFVQHRALSRVEGLQPISVSDGLAVCQRLGACRLLLLEASRLDMLQRVRLNVSQDDVLYALKAVRD
- the orc1 gene encoding origin recognition complex subunit 1 isoform X3; translated protein: MSVEGQEAVTTVTPGQYILIEGNDDEYPFVAKLLKFFGDESHKQKKALVQWFLRLSEVPQNKKLLLGRSPHPQEIFYYLGRACDDVIDAESILGTVHVQHVPEDTPFPEPGTKDTLYVKLSWDTKAFNVLDPVLMQDIPASTPPKPLPLFPPCASLVATPVSRGLVRRALPTPDPTVMRRAGSVSDTRATMSAGKRSTLEAESIHSASKLSASKILSAKRRGSAADTPGVRKKLQLSIGASPGKRMTRADVLCELLDEEMESEKVISLKLSSSVSHSLQHGCSLSPMRSGCKTPNGQRRFPWKLSSISLDRLSPTALGEQDLSSDLLLAVIPLALEDEVFEAGLPTDAGSANTPKKRQATPRRNYVKGQKATTPSRRKESAMAIREPALGVLAEEDSEDSPMQSIALTPRSKRKSAQLVSLRIRKQLNLLDNTQELISDGDDDCFVPSNKDLQSSSDEEKTDSEEESMVKKTRGRNCKTSFRTPHKTPSKKDLQSSSDEEKTDSEEETIIKKTRGRNCKTSVRTPHKTPSKKDLQSSSDEEKTDSEEETMVKKTRGRNCKTSVRTPHKTPSKKDLQSSSDEEKTDSEEETIIKKTRGRNCKTSVRTPRKTPSKKDLQSSSDEEKTDSEEETIIKKTRGRNCKTSVRTPHKTPSKKDLQSSSDEEKTDSEEETMVKKTRGRNCKTSVRTPHKTPSKKVTPSTPRHATPNIPSRTVPARQPGNILEEARARLHVSSVPESLPCREQEFQDIYNFVESKVMDGTGGCMYISGVPGTGKTATIHEVIRCLQHASDMDEIPTFRFIEINGMKMTDPHQAYVQILQKLTDQKVTADHAAALLEKRFSNPAPKKETTVLLVDELDLLWTRKQNVMYNLFDWPTRRHARLVVLTIANTMDLPERIMINRVASRLGLTRMSFQPYSFKQLQQIITSRLNKVKAFEEDALQLVSRKVAALSGDARRCLDICRRATEICEHSASHPSSAGLVRMSHVMEALDEMFSSSYITAIRCASLQEQLFLRAVIAEFRRLGLEEATFQQVFVQHRALSRVEGLQPISVSDGLAVCQRLGACRLLLLEASRLDMLQRVRLNVSQDDVLYALKAVRD
- the orc1 gene encoding origin recognition complex subunit 1 isoform X7 encodes the protein MVRYFTRLRVRRIYKWGGRPYVFDRKLKSYGFEYLNMSVEGQEAVTTVTPGQYILIEGNDDEYPFVAKLLKFFGDESHKQKKALVQWFLRLSEVPQNKKLLLGRSPHPQEIFYYLGRACDDVIDAESILGTVHVQHVPEDTPFPEPGTKDTLYVKLSWDTKAFNVLDPVLMQDIPASTPPKPLPLFPPCASLVATPVSRGLVRRALPTPDPTVMRRAGSVSDTRATMSAGKRSTLEAESIHSASKLSASKILSAKRRGSAADTPGVRKKLQLSIGASPGKRMTRADVLCELLDEEMESEKVISLKLSSSVSHSLQHGCSLSPMRSGCKTPNGQRRFPWKLSSISLDRLSPTALGEQDLSSDLLLAVIPLALEDEVFEAGLPTDAGSANTPKKRQATPRRNYVKGQKATTPSRRKESAMAIREPALGVLAEEDSEDSPMQSIALTPRSKRKSAQLVSLRIRKQLNLLDNTQELISDGDDDCFVPSNKDLQSSSDEEKTDSEEETIIKKTRGRNCKTSVRTPHKTPSKKDLQSSSDEEKTDSEEETMVKKTRGRNCKTSVRTPHKTPSKKDLQSSSDEEKTDSEEETIIKKTRGRNCKTSVRTPRKTPSKKDLQSSSDEEKTDSEEETIIKKTRGRNCKTSVRTPHKTPSKKDLQSSSDEEKTDSEEETMVKKTRGRNCKTSVRTPHKTPSKKVTPSTPRHATPNIPSRTVPARQPGNILEEARARLHVSSVPESLPCREQEFQDIYNFVESKVMDGTGGCMYISGVPGTGKTATIHEVIRCLQHASDMDEIPTFRFIEINGMKMTDPHQAYVQILQKLTDQKVTADHAAALLEKRFSNPAPKKETTVLLVDELDLLWTRKQNVMYNLFDWPTRRHARLVVLTIANTMDLPERIMINRVASRLGLTRMSFQPYSFKQLQQIITSRLNKVKAFEEDALQLVSRKVAALSGDARRCLDICRRATEICEHSASHPSSAGLVRMSHVMEALDEMFSSSYITAIRCASLQEQLFLRAVIAEFRRLGLEEATFQQVFVQHRALSRVEGLQPISVSDGLAVCQRLGACRLLLLEASRLDMLQRVRLNVSQDDVLYALKAVRD
- the orc1 gene encoding origin recognition complex subunit 1 isoform X10 — its product is MVRYFTRLRVRRIYKWGGRPYVFDRKLKSYGFEYLNMSVEGQEAVTTVTPGQYILIEGNDDEYPFVAKLLKFFGDESHKQKKALVQWFLRLSEVPQNKKLLLGRSPHPQEIFYYLGRACDDVIDAESILGTVHVQHVPEDTPFPEPGTKDTLYVKLSWDTKAFNVLDPVLMQDIPASTPPKPLPLFPPCASLVATPVSRGLVRRALPTPDPTVMRRAGSVSDTRATMSAGKRSTLEAESIHSASKLSASKILSAKRRGSAADTPGVRKKLQLSIGASPGKRMTRADVLCELLDEEMESEKVISLKLSSSVSHSLQHGCSLSPMRSGCKTPNGQRRFPWKLSSISLDRLSPTALGEQDLSSDLLLAVIPLALEDEVFEAGLPTDAGSANTPKKRQATPRRNYVKGQKATTPSRRKESAMAIREPALGVLAEEDSEDSPMQSIALTPRSKRKSAQLVSLRIRKQLNLLDNTQELISDGDDDCFVPSNKDLQSSSDEEKTDSEETIIKKTRGRNCKTSVRTPHKTPSKKDLQSSSDEEKTDSEEETMVKKTRGRNCKTSVRTPHKTPSKKDLQSSSDEEKTDSEEETIIKKTRGRNCKTSVRTPRKTPSKKDLQSSSDEEKTDSEEETIIKKTRGRNCKTSVRTPHKTPSKKDLQSSSDEEKTDSEEETMVKKTRGRNCKTSVRTPHKTPSKKVTPSTPRHATPNIPSRTVPARQPGNILEEARARLHVSSVPESLPCREQEFQDIYNFVESKVMDGTGGCMYISGVPGTGKTATIHEVIRCLQHASDMDEIPTFRFIEINGMKMTDPHQAYVQILQKLTDQKVTADHAAALLEKRFSNPAPKKETTVLLVDELDLLWTRKQNVMYNLFDWPTRRHARLVVLTIANTMDLPERIMINRVASRLGLTRMSFQPYSFKQLQQIITSRLNKVKAFEEDALQLVSRKVAALSGDARRCLDICRRATEICEHSASHPSSAGLVRMSHVMEALDEMFSSSYITAIRCASLQEQLFLRAVIAEFRRLGLEEATFQQVFVQHRALSRVEGLQPISVSDGLAVCQRLGACRLLLLEASRLDMLQRVRLNVSQDDVLYALKAVRD